The Leptospira neocaledonica DNA window GAGATACATTTCCGAACTTTTTAAAGGAAAATTTTCCGGAACATCCTATCTTGTGCGAGATCGCGGACTTTGAACTTCATGTTTTCAGAATATTCCATTTTTCAAAAAATGAAGGAGCCGATCTATCGGATTCTCTTTCGGAAAAGGAAGCCGATGATCTGAAAATTAACTTTCATAAATCCGTTCAATTTTTGGAATATTCTTATCCTGTTTACGATCTTTGGAAGACTGAAAATTCGGAGGACTTATCTAAATTCCTGAACGAAAAAAAACAATATTTAGTTTTGGGAAAAAAAGGATCAGACTTATTCATTCTAGAGATCGAGGAATGGGAATGGGCATTCGGTAAAAGTTTAGCCGAAGGAAAAAGTATTTTGGAATCTTTGGAAATTTTAGGAACTCCACCGAAAGGATTGGGATCCATATCCGAATTCCTTTCGGGGATGAAAACGAATCGTTTGGTATCGAAGGTTAGCTCTTAAAGGTTCCTTTTTTGTCTTCACAATCTTTTTTAGTGAGGGAGATCCATCCTTGTCCTTTACAGGAATTTTTTCCCGCACAGCTATGTCCTTTTCCTCCGCAGTCACCTGTCCCTTTGCAGGAATTGATTCCGTGACATTCTCCTTTCGGTTCTTCGGATTTTGCTTCTTTTTTTTCCGCCATTGCTCCTGTTGCAAATAAGCCTGTCAGAGCTGCTCCAATGATCATACTTTTAGTCAGATCGTTCATCTTTTCGGTTCTCCGGATAGTTTATCAAAACCTGATTTTTAGGATTTGATCTGTTTTCAGTTCGAAAATAATAGTAGAAGGTTACGTATAAAAAAGAGACAGGAAGGAAAAAGAAAGATAGAAATATCGGGACCTTCTCTCGAAAGTCCCGATTGGTTGGATAAAATTATTCTGGAATTGCTTCGCCTTCGATACGGATAGAAACTTCTTCTCCGATCAAGAGTCCGCCTTTTTCCAAAGGTTTGTTCCAAGCGATGTCGAAATCAGCTCTTTTAATTTTAGTTTCTGCTTCGAAACCTAGGTGAGTGTTTCCCCACGGGTCTTTTGCAGAACCGGAAAATTTAACTTCTAAAGTAACCGGTTTTGTCACTCCTTTGATAGTCAATTCTCCTTGGATCTTGGAAACTCCACCTTTTTTAACAGTGGCTTTTTTTGCTTTAAATGTAAGAGAAGGGTGATCATCTACATTGAAAAAATCTTTTCCTTTTAGGTGTCCGTCTCTTTTTTCGTCGTTAGTGTTAATGGAAGCAGCTTTGATAGTTACGTCCAGATCGCTAAGAGTGCTGGTAGCTTCGTCGTAAGCGAATTTTCCGCTGAAGTCTTTAAAACTTCCGGATACATTGGAAATGGTAAGGTGTTTGATCTTGAAGCCAACTCCGGTATGAGCGTTATCTAATTTGAAATTTCCGGCTTGTAGTCCACCGAAAGTTAGAAGCACCAGAAGGCTAGGGATCAGGTAAAGTTTCGTTTTCACGAGTGATTTCTCCTTTGAGAATGTTTGGGTTTTAGACTGATCTCCCGGTGTAATTATTGGAATTACAAGTAAAAATACTGATTTTATTTCGAAAAACTGAAGAGAAAAGGAATATTAAGAAAATAGATTGTATCTCAAAATACAATAGATGGCTCTAAATCCATCTTTCCAACCTATCTTTTTGCCTTCCGCATAAGTGCGTCCGTAATAGGATATCCCTACTTCGTAAACACGAATGTCCGGAATTTTTGCTATCTTAGCAGTGATTTCAGGTTCGAATCCGAAACGATTCTCTTTAATATCGATACCTTGGATCACTTCTCTGCGGAATGCCTTGTAACAAGTTTCCATATCAGTCAGATTAATGTTCGTGAACATATTGGAAAGAGTAGTGAGGAAAAGATTTCCAAGTCTATGCCAGTAATAAACGACTCTATGGGCTCTTCCTCCCATAAATCTGCTTCCGAAAACAACGTCCGCTTTTCCTTTGTAAATCGGATCGATCACGTCTGGAATTTCGAACGGATCATATTCCAGGTCTGCATCTTGTACGATGACTATATCACCTTTGGCGGCTTTAAATCCTGTACGGAGTGCGGCGCCTTTTCCTTGGTTTTTCTCGTGGAAAATAAGTTGGTCCACCAACTTTTTAAAAGGAGCAGTTTTGAGAAGTTCTCTTGTTCCGTCGGTCGAAAAATCGTCCACAAGGATGATTTCCTTATCCTTGTAAGGGACCTTCTTTACGGTTTCTAAAATGTTTTTGATGGTCTGTTTTTCGTTATAACAGGGAATTACGATAGAAAGTTTCATTTAGCGTCCAGACCGACCAAGTCGCTCATCCGGAAGTCACGGATGATATTTTCGGCTTTAACGATTATTTTTTCCAATGCAATACCGAAAAGTAAATTCTTATATGCTTCCGAAGCTTTCGGAAAGTCTCTATCGCTAACTTGGACGGTCATTCTGTCGCTGACCCTGTTTTTCTCCACACATTCCAGTGCGGTTTTTCTAAGCCCGGCAAGAGCGATACACACTTCCTTAAGAATGTTCTGGGAATCCCTTTCCATTGTGGATTGGTTTCCGTTCGCATCTAATAATGCTTTAATATGTTCGGAGATACGAAGGGAAGGCATTCCTCTTTTGGTGACCCCGACCCTTTCGATCATGGAGATACTGTCTTGGAACGCGGAGTATTCCGGGGTTCCTCTGAATATATGGATAAGAACAGGTAACTCCGTATCTGCAAATGAAGTCATCGCTCCATAAAAATATCTCATTTCAGGTCTGGCCAATGGATGAAAATCCACCCTTTGGTATTTGGAAAGTTTCTCCTCTTGCTCGTCCAGGATACGATTGATCGTTTCTCCCTTGGAGGCATTTCGTCTTTCCGTCAGCTCTTTATGTTTTGTTTTGATCTTTTCCAGAAAGGCTACTTCGTCTTTCAGGAAATTGTCCAGATTTCCCCTATGTCTCAGGGTTTGGATATAACGATCCTCGAAACCTTTGGCATCGAAAATTTTAGGGCTTTGTTTGGCTCCTTCCCGGTACTCGGTTCGGAGTTTTTCTACGATGTTTTTTATCTCTTGATCGCTAAGTGCCATGCAAAGGTTTCTATCCTTCGCTATCGGCCCATTTTTGCAAGGAGATAAGTAGTGCTCCTATATCTTCCGAACAATATAATAAGGCGCTTCTGGCATCCTTATACATCTGTTGTTGGTTATAAGCTACTTGTTTTAGATGGTTCTCGTTTTTAGTATTCAGAACGTTTAAGGCATTCAGGACCATTTTTTTGACTTTTCTGGTCAGATCTAAAAGAAGTTCCTGCATTTCCCAGCGGATCACTAGTTTTAATTTTTCTATATCGGAAGTTTTGGACTGTAATGCCTGCTTACGATGGGATTCGTACTTTGCCACATAATAAGTAATGGATCTAGGATAAGAAGTCAGCTCTTTATGATAGTTTAATATCTTTTCCAGCTTTTGGAAGAATTCGATATCGAATTCTCTTGCGAGATTTCCCACTATATTTTTGTTCTCGGAAGGATCTCCAGTAGCTTCGAATATTTTAGAATTTCTGATATTGTTCAGTACGGATTCGATCCTTTCCTTGATCTTTTGGAATTGTTGAACGCTATCTTCGATATATTTCGTTTCTCTGTTGGAGCCTGCTTCTATATTTTCTATAAAAACCGGAACATCTTCTTTTCCTACATTCGAAGAAAGTCCTGCGTCTGAAATATTCAGATCCACTTTGGAAAGATCGAATATATCGTTTTGGACGGAATTCATTCTTGCGGAAAGATCCGGGCCTTCAGATGGAGTGATGTCTAATTCTTTCTGAGGATTTGGAATATAAGCGGGTTTTTCCGTATTTGCCGAACTAGGCTTAGTATGTTTTGTTTTTTCGGCAAGATTCTCTATCCAATCAGCGCTAGGATGTTTTGTACTTTTAAGAAGATTGGATAATTTCTGTAGATCTAAAGGATTGGACGATGACTTAGGATTAACTCTTCCTAATTTAGGTTTATTCGCTTCGGCTTCGGAAGCTTTTTGAAGAGTGATGCGGATGATTTCTGCCTTTCTACTTTCTTTATTGAAACGAACAGCATAACGATTTCCGTTTCGATCCAGATATTTGGTACCTAATTGGGCTAAAGAAAGTTTATTCGGATCGATCTCATCGATCGAATTTACTATAATATAATCTTGAGCCTGCCTAGATATCATTTTGAAGCGTCCTGGACTTTAAATAGGACGGAGAATTAATTTCCAATCTATCGAATTAGAAAAAATAAGATAAAAATAAGTACAAGCAAAGCAAAAAATTTTTTCTGGGCCCAAGTTCTGGAAATTTATTTCCATTATCCCTCAGTTGAGGTAAGGACAAATAACGTAATTGTTGAATTCGAAGTCGACATTACTAAAGGGTAGTGCTCCTTCTTCTTATCCGCCGAGACTTGGGCGGATCTTTACGCGACAACGATCGTAGCGAAAATCCCGCGTAGCGGATTGAAGCGGAGAGCGTGATCGCTCGCAAAGCGAGCGAGTCGCCCATCCATTCGAACAAAAGAAGTAAAAGCTCGTTGACAGGCTGCCTGGGTACGAAAATCTGGGCTCAATCCCTGAATAGGAAGTAGAGATCCTTGGCGAATATTAAATCTTCAGAAAAAGATATCCGTAGAACGAAACGCAGGAATGCGGCGAATTCTCAAAACAGGAATCGCCTTAGGACCCAAGCTAAAAAGATCCTAAAAGCGCTCCAAGACGGAGAGAAAGACTCCTTAAAACCTTTGTTCAGTCAATATGCTTCTCTTTTGGACAAAGCTGCGAAAACCAACCTGATCCACTCTAGAAATGCGGACCGCAAAAAGAGTCGGATGGCATTGCGTATCAATCAGGCTGCAACCGCATAATAACCGTAATAATTACGGGCGATTAGCTCAGCTGGGAGAGCGCCTCCCTTACAAGGAGGATGTCGGCAGTTCGATCCTGTCATCGCCCATGTTCTCATCCCAATTCAAAAAACATTCCCCGGAATCATGGCTCTAAATCATCAAAAACCGGTCTTCCAACACCCGGATTTGATGGTCTCCGTGTCCGGAATCCGGGGAATCATTCCCACCGGATTAAGCCCCGATGTAATTTTCCATTCTCTTATGGCCTTTGGGTCCAGACTCAAAGGAAATTCAGTCGTTATAGGAAGAGATTCTCGTCCTAGCGGTGCTTATATAGAAAATATCGCGATCGGGATCATGCTTGCGATGGGCAAAAATGTGATCCGTTTGGGGATTGTTCCCACTCCTACCGTAAAAGCAGTGGTGGCTCAATCAGGAGCCGCAGGCGGGATCATGATTTCCGCTTCTCATAATCCAGTGATCTGGAATGCATTTAAGTTCATTGGACCTGGCGGATTTTTTACCAACGCCCAAGATTTAGAAGGTCTTTTAGATCTGGTCCGAAAAGAAGATTATAAACCTTTCCAATTCAAACCGAATACGGATGTAGAAGATGGAACCGATAGGATCCAGGCTCATATCGACTCTGTTTTGGCCCGAGTGAATGTATCTGCGATCAAACGTAAAAAATTTACTGTATTTTTAGATGCGGTCAACGGTGGGGGAAGCTTCGTTTTACCGGAATTGTTAAGTCGCTTGGGTTGTAAGGTGATTTTGCAACATTGTACTCCCGATGGAACATTTCCTCGTCCTCCTGAACCTACTCCCGATGCGCTCAAACAATCTTCTCGGCTGATTAAAAAATCCAAGGCGGATATTGGTTTCGCCCTGGATCCTGACGCGGATAGACTTGTGGTCTTATCTCCTAAAAAGGGAGCGATCTCCGAAGAATTAACACTTCCTCTCAGCTTCATGTCCTATCTCGTTTCTAATTCAGTTCCGAAGAAGGCATCCATCACTGTGAATCTTTCTACTAGTTTTGTGAACGATTGGGTCGCGGACTCTGTTGGAATTCCGACTTATCGATCTAAGGTGGGAGAAGCCAATGTTGTGGCAGAAATGATACACCGTAAGTCTGTTTTTGGCGGAGAAGGGAACGGAGGAGTAATCGATCCGGCAATTCCTTCTTTTGGAAGGGATTCTCTTTCCGGGGTGGCTCATATACTGAATCTGCTTGCCCTAAAGGGGGAAGATGCTGAAACTGTGATAGGTAGTCTTCCTGCGGTCCATATGCGCAAGATCGCCTACAAGATCGCGGGTCAGAAGACGGAGCAGATTTATTCTAAGTTTCGCAGCGCCTTCTCCGAATATAAAGAAGATTCGAGAGACGGTTTACGTTTAGCGAATCAGGACTCTTGGATACATATTCGACCTTCGAATACCGAGCCGATCCTCCGGTTGATTGGAGAGGCCAGAACCAAAAAGGATCTGGAATCCCTTTTAAATAAAGCCGGAAAGATCATGGAGAATTCATAATATATGTGTGGAATCGTAGGATACGCTGGCGATAAAAACGTAGAATCCGTACTTATAGTAGGGCTCATCGGTCTGGAGTATCGTGGATACGATTCTGCCGGGATCGCGGTCTTGGACAAGGGAGAGATCCAAGTCCGTAAACAAAAAGGTAAAATTAAGGATCTGGAGAATTACCTAAAGGAACATCCGATCCGAGGCAATGTGGGCATAGGCCATACTCGCTGGGCGACTCATGGAGAACCCAATCAAATCAATGCTCACCCTCATACCGATTCTAAATCCACTGTTGCAGTAGTTCATAACGGAATTATAGAAAATTATTCTGAACTTCGCCAAGAGCTAAAACAAAAAGGTTTCGTATTCCATAGTATGACGGATACGGAAGTTCTTCCTAATCTTTTAGCGGAGAGCAGAAAAAGAGGCCTATCTAATAAGGAAGCTTTTTTAGATTTATTTAATAGAGTTCACGGAAAATGGGCGATCGCGGTCGTATTCGATAACGAACCTGATAGAGTTTATTTTGCACAAGACGGTGCACCTTTACTTTTAGGAAGAGGCAAGGAAGAATATTACCTGGCTTCCGATATTTCTCCTCTGACTAGAAATTGTAGAGAAGTTTATTATATCAACTCCAAAGAATGGGGATACTTTACAAAAACCGAATGTAAAATTTTCGGATTCGACGGTTCAGAGAAAGAATTCGAATTCAAAACTCAGGATATCAAATTCGAGGATGTAGATAAGGGCGGTTACCCTCATTTTATGATCAAGGAGATCCACGAACAACCGGGGATCTTCCGCAGAATTATCCAATCCCGTATTAGCGAAACCGGAGAGATAGAATTCCCGGAAAGCACCATCTCCAGAGAGATGATGTCCAAGGTAAATCGTATCATCATCCAAGCGGCAGGAACTAGCTACTACGCCGGGATGCTCGGAAAACATTATCTGGAAAATTTCGCAAAGATCCAAACAGATACTGAAACTTCTTCAGAGTTTCGTTATAGAAACCCTGTGGTAGAAGGTGATACTTTGATCGTAGGGATTTCTCAGTCGGGAGAAACTGCGGATACTCTTGCTTCTTTACTCGAAGCAA harbors:
- a CDS encoding putative DNA-binding domain-containing protein: MNPEEFRNLFSSTLLGKEEGPLLQDQILAGGKLEPNSAIAVYQNAYLARFTDALGEKYETVWKILGDEDFFETAQTFIRENSSNSYNISNYGDTFPNFLKENFPEHPILCEIADFELHVFRIFHFSKNEGADLSDSLSEKEADDLKINFHKSVQFLEYSYPVYDLWKTENSEDLSKFLNEKKQYLVLGKKGSDLFILEIEEWEWAFGKSLAEGKSILESLEILGTPPKGLGSISEFLSGMKTNRLVSKVSS
- a CDS encoding glycosyltransferase family 2 protein; this encodes MKLSIVIPCYNEKQTIKNILETVKKVPYKDKEIILVDDFSTDGTRELLKTAPFKKLVDQLIFHEKNQGKGAALRTGFKAAKGDIVIVQDADLEYDPFEIPDVIDPIYKGKADVVFGSRFMGGRAHRVVYYWHRLGNLFLTTLSNMFTNINLTDMETCYKAFRREVIQGIDIKENRFGFEPEITAKIAKIPDIRVYEVGISYYGRTYAEGKKIGWKDGFRAIYCILRYNLFS
- a CDS encoding LIC_10450 family protein, which encodes MISRQAQDYIIVNSIDEIDPNKLSLAQLGTKYLDRNGNRYAVRFNKESRKAEIIRITLQKASEAEANKPKLGRVNPKSSSNPLDLQKLSNLLKSTKHPSADWIENLAEKTKHTKPSSANTEKPAYIPNPQKELDITPSEGPDLSARMNSVQNDIFDLSKVDLNISDAGLSSNVGKEDVPVFIENIEAGSNRETKYIEDSVQQFQKIKERIESVLNNIRNSKIFEATGDPSENKNIVGNLAREFDIEFFQKLEKILNYHKELTSYPRSITYYVAKYESHRKQALQSKTSDIEKLKLVIRWEMQELLLDLTRKVKKMVLNALNVLNTKNENHLKQVAYNQQQMYKDARSALLYCSEDIGALLISLQKWADSEG
- a CDS encoding YceI family protein, whose protein sequence is MKTKLYLIPSLLVLLTFGGLQAGNFKLDNAHTGVGFKIKHLTISNVSGSFKDFSGKFAYDEATSTLSDLDVTIKAASINTNDEKRDGHLKGKDFFNVDDHPSLTFKAKKATVKKGGVSKIQGELTIKGVTKPVTLEVKFSGSAKDPWGNTHLGFEAETKIKRADFDIAWNKPLEKGGLLIGEEVSIRIEGEAIPE
- the glmS gene encoding glutamine--fructose-6-phosphate transaminase (isomerizing) → MCGIVGYAGDKNVESVLIVGLIGLEYRGYDSAGIAVLDKGEIQVRKQKGKIKDLENYLKEHPIRGNVGIGHTRWATHGEPNQINAHPHTDSKSTVAVVHNGIIENYSELRQELKQKGFVFHSMTDTEVLPNLLAESRKRGLSNKEAFLDLFNRVHGKWAIAVVFDNEPDRVYFAQDGAPLLLGRGKEEYYLASDISPLTRNCREVYYINSKEWGYFTKTECKIFGFDGSEKEFEFKTQDIKFEDVDKGGYPHFMIKEIHEQPGIFRRIIQSRISETGEIEFPESTISREMMSKVNRIIIQAAGTSYYAGMLGKHYLENFAKIQTDTETSSEFRYRNPVVEGDTLIVGISQSGETADTLASLLEAKAKFIKVLSLVNNVNSTIARESDSFIRTDAGPEIGVASTKAFTAQVINLLLFSLYVARLKWIVSDEELKTLLEEIRLLPGKMERILAQAHILETWAADFTKTKDFVFLGRTYNHPVALEGALKLKEVSYIHASGYAGGEFKHGPIALITNEVPVVCIATKSEIYSKMLSNIQEIKARNGIMISIVTEGDKEAKELSDYCFEVPDCPEILSPILNVLPLQLLAYYSAVARGCPPDQPRNLAKSVTVE
- the glmM gene encoding phosphoglucosamine mutase — encoded protein: MALNHQKPVFQHPDLMVSVSGIRGIIPTGLSPDVIFHSLMAFGSRLKGNSVVIGRDSRPSGAYIENIAIGIMLAMGKNVIRLGIVPTPTVKAVVAQSGAAGGIMISASHNPVIWNAFKFIGPGGFFTNAQDLEGLLDLVRKEDYKPFQFKPNTDVEDGTDRIQAHIDSVLARVNVSAIKRKKFTVFLDAVNGGGSFVLPELLSRLGCKVILQHCTPDGTFPRPPEPTPDALKQSSRLIKKSKADIGFALDPDADRLVVLSPKKGAISEELTLPLSFMSYLVSNSVPKKASITVNLSTSFVNDWVADSVGIPTYRSKVGEANVVAEMIHRKSVFGGEGNGGVIDPAIPSFGRDSLSGVAHILNLLALKGEDAETVIGSLPAVHMRKIAYKIAGQKTEQIYSKFRSAFSEYKEDSRDGLRLANQDSWIHIRPSNTEPILRLIGEARTKKDLESLLNKAGKIMENS
- the rpsT gene encoding 30S ribosomal protein S20, with the protein product MANIKSSEKDIRRTKRRNAANSQNRNRLRTQAKKILKALQDGEKDSLKPLFSQYASLLDKAAKTNLIHSRNADRKKSRMALRINQAATA